A genomic stretch from Arachis stenosperma cultivar V10309 chromosome 3, arast.V10309.gnm1.PFL2, whole genome shotgun sequence includes:
- the LOC130969847 gene encoding cellulose synthase A catalytic subunit 4 [UDP-forming]-like yields MASFTIGPHHRHLSHDSDEVPPPTRQSASSKVQCRVCGDEIGYKEDGGLFVACYVCGFPVCRPCYEYERSEGTQCCPQCNTRYKRHKGSPRVVGDEEENFDADDFDDEFQIKTGHDHDHDHDDVNHAEDKDKKEQQWHPNAQAFSSAGSVTGKDIEGDKEFYSNAEWEERVEKWKARQEKKGLLNKEEGKDDQDEEEDEYLLAEARQPLWRKVPISSSLINPYRIVIVMRLVILAFFLHFRIMTPAHDAFPLWLTSVICETWFAFSWILDQFPKWFPITRETYLDRLSIRFEREGEPNKLSPVDVFVSTVDPLKEPPIITANTVLSILSVDYPVEKVSCYVSDDGASMLLFDTLSETSEFARRWVPFCKKHNIEPRAPEFYFSQKIDYLKDKVHPMFVKERRAMKREYEEFKVKINSLVAKAQKKPEEGWVMQDGTPWPGNNTRDHPGMIQVYLGSAGALDVEGKELPRLVYISREKRPGYQHHKKAGAMNALVRVSAVLTNAPFMLNLDCDHYINNSKAIREAMCFLMDPQLGKKLCYVQFPQRFDGIDRHDRYANRNIVFFDINMKGLDGIQGPVYVGTGTVFNRQALYGYDPPVSEKRPKMTCDCWPSWCCCCCGGSRKSKSKKKSGGGGLFSKLYKKKKMKGKNYVRKGSELMFDLEEIEEGLEGFDELEKSSLMSQKQFEKRFGQSPVFIASTLMENGGLPEGTNSQNLIKEAIHVISCGYEDKTEWGKEIGWIYGSVTEDILTGFKMHCRGWKSVYCMPKRPAFKGSAPINLSDRLHQVLRWALGSVEICLSRHCPLWYGYGGKLKWLERMAYTNTIVYPFTSIPLLAYCILPAVCLLTGKFIIPTLTNLASVWFMALFISIILTGVLELRWSGVSIEDWWRNEQFWVIGGVSAHLFAVFQGLLKVLGGVDTNFTVTAKAADDTEFGELYLFKWTTLLIPPTTLIILNMVGVVAGVSDAINNGYGTWGPLFGKLFFAFWVIVHLYPFLKGLMGKQNRTPTIVVLWSILLASIFSLIWVRIDPFLPKQTGPILKQCGVEC; encoded by the exons ATGGCTTCCTTCACAATTGGTCCTCATCATCGCCATTTGTCACATGACTCTGATGAG GTTCCCCCTCCTACTCGACAATCTGCTTCATCGAAAGTACAATGCCGAGTTTGTGGTGATGAGATTGGATATAAGGAAGATGGAGGGTTATTTGTGGCATGTTATGTGTGTGGCTTCCCTGTTTGTCGACCCTGCTATGAGTATGAGAGAAGTGAAGGCACACAGTGCTGTCCTCAGTGCAACACTCGCTATAAGCGTCACAAAG GATCTCCTAGAGTAGTAGGAGATGAAGAGGAGAACTTTGATGCAGATGATTTTGATGATGAATTTCAGATTAAGACTGGCCATGATCATGATCATGATCATGATGATGTTAATCATGCG GAAGATAAAGACAAGAAGGAACAGCAGTGGCATCCCAATGCTCAAGCTTTTTCTTCAGCAGGAAGTG TTACCGGCAAGGACATTGAAGGGGACAAAGAATTCTACAGCAATGCAGAGTGGGAAGAAAGGGTAGAGAAATGGAAAGCCAGACAAGAAAAGAAAGGCCtcctaaacaaagaagaaggaaaagacgatcaagatgaagaagaagatgagtACCT TTTGGCTGAAGCTAGACAACCATTGTGGCGTAAAGTTCCAATATCTTCAAGCCTGATCAACCCATACCGGATAGTGATTGTGATGAGGCTGGTGATTCTGGCTTTCTTCTTGCACTTCCGCATCATGACTCCAGCACATGATGCTTTCCCACTGTGGTTAACATCTGTGATATGTGAGACATGGTTTGCATTCTCGTGGATCCTTGACCAGTTCCCTAAATGGTTCCCCATCACGCGCGAGACTTACTTGGACCGCTTGTCCATAAGGTTCGAGCGCGAAGGGGAACCAAACAAGCTTTCCCCTGTTGATGTCTTTGTCAGTACTGTGGACCCTTTGAAGGAACCTCCAATCATAACAGCCAACACCGTCCTTTCCATCCTTTCCGTCGATTACCCGGTCGAAAAGGTTTCCTGCTATGTATCAGATGATGGTGCTTCTATGCTTCTCTTTGACACACTCTCTGAAACCTCTGAGTTTGCAAGAAGATGGGTTCCATTTTGCAAGAAGCATAATATTGAGCCAAGAGCTCCTGAGTTCTATTTCTCTCAGAAAATCGATTACTTGAAAGACAAGGTACATCCTATGTTTGTCAAGGAACGCAGGGCCATGAAG AGAGAATATGAAGAATTTAAAGTGAAGATTAATTCTTTGGTGGCAAAGGCTCAGAAGAAACCAGAGGAAGGTTGGGTGATGCAGGATGGAACACCATGGCCTGGGAATAACACTCGTGATCATCCAGGAATGATTCAG GTGTACTTGGGAAGTGCTGGTGCACTTGACGTGGAAGGCAAGGAACTGCCGCGACTTGTGTATATTTCGCGTGAAAAACGTCCTGGCTATCAACACCACAAAAAAGCTGGTGCCATGAATGCTTTG GTTCGAGTTTCTGCTGTGCTTACAAATGCACCTTTCATGTTGAATTTGGATTGTGACCACTACATCAACAATAGCAAGGCTATAAGAGAAGCTATGTGCTTCTTAATGGATCCTCAGCTTGGGAAGAAGCTCTGCTATGTCCAATTTCCACAAAGGTTCGATGGTATTGATCGACATGATAGATATGCCAATCGCAACATTGTATTCTTCGAT ATCAATATGAAAGGCCTAGATGGGATCCAAGGTCCAGTGTATGTTGGTACTGGAACTGTTTTCAATAGGCAGGCATTGTACGGATATGATCCACCGGTGTCCGAGAAAAGGCCGAAGATGACGTGTGATTGTTGGCCTTCCTGGTGCTGCTGCTGTTGTGGTGGTTCAAGGAAATCAAAGTCAAAGAAGAAATCAGGTGGAGGAGGTCTTTTCAGTAAATTgtacaagaagaaaaagatgaagggGAAGAACTATGTTAGAAAAGGGTCTGAGCTCATGTTTGATCTTGAAGAGATTGAAGAAGGGCTTGAAGGCTTTGATGAGCTAGAGAAATCATCTCTAATGTCACAGAAACAGTTTGAGAAGCGATTCGGGCAGTCGCCTGTTTTCATTGCTTCCACTTTGATGGAGAATGGTGGACTTCCTGAAGGCACCAATTCTCAAAATCTTATAAAGGAGGCCATTCATGTTATAAGTTGTGGCTATGAAGACAAAACGGAATGGGGAAAAGAG ATTGGGTGGATTTATGGCTCAGTGACAGAAGATATCTTAACAGGGTTCAAAATGCACTGTAGAGGGTGGAAATCAGTGTACTGCATGCCAAAGAGACCAGCTTTCAAGGGATCTGCACCAATAAATCTATCAGATAGGTTGCACCAAGTTTTGAGATGGGCTCTTGGTTCTGTTGAAATTTGCCTTAGTCGCCATTGTCCCCTGTGGTATGGTTATGGAGGAAAGCTTAAGTGGCTAGAAAGGATGGCTTATACCAACACCATAGTATATCCATTCACTTCCATTCCTCTCCTTGCATATTGCATACTACCAGCTGTGTGTCTTCTTACTGGAAAATTCATCATTCCCACC TTGACAAACCTTGCTAGTGTTTGGTTCATGGCTCTATTTATATCCATCATCCTAACCGGTGTCCTTGAGCTTCGGTGGAGTGGAGTTAGCATCGAAGATTGGTGGCGAAACGAGCAATTTTGGGTGATTGGAGGAGTTTCGGCACACCTTTTTGCTGTGTTCCAAGGCCTCCTGAAAGTTCTTGGAGGAGTAGACACCAACTTCACAGTTACAGCAAAAGCAGCAGATGATACTGAGTTCGGAGAGTTATACCTTTTCAAGTGGACAACACTTCTGATCCCACCAACAACCCTCATAATATTGAACATGGTTGGGGTTGTGGCTGGTGTCTCTGATGCCATTAACAATGGATATGGCACATGGGGACCTTTATTTGGGAAGTTATTCTTTGCATTTTGGGTTATTGTTCACTTATATCCTTTCCTAAAGGGTCTCATGGGAAAGCAAAACAGGACTCCAACCATTGTGGTTTTATGGTCAATTCTGCTAGCATCCATTTTCTCATTGATTTGGGTGAGGATCGATCCATTCTTGCCTAAGCAAACTGGTCCAATACTCAAGCAGTGTGGAGTTGAATGCTAA